In Leptolyngbya iicbica LK, the genomic stretch TCGTTTCCGGAGCTGGCAGCGTGATAGATTCGGCGGTGGAATCGTCCGGGGAATACAACACGAGTTCGCCTTTGCTCCAGCCCACGGTGACGACTAACAGCAGGCAACCGACAAAGGTCAGCCCCAAAATAAACAGAGCGAATAATTCGCCAGGAGAGAGGGGGCGATCGTTGGGGTCTAAGTAGGCGTTGTCTTTGGGATATTTGCCGCGCTCTGAGGCTGGACGATTGAGATAGGTCGGCACTTGCACGACTGCCACGCGGGAAATGCCAATGCTGTAATCGTAGGCGGTGCGTTTTTCTGGATTACTGAGGGTGGCGTAGGCGTCGTTGAGGTATTTGAATTTTTCTGTGGCGATCGCGGGCGGCAGCGTCGTGGTGTCGGGGTGATACAGCTTGCTCATATCCCGATAGGCGCGGCGAATTTCCTGCGGTGAGGCAGTCGGCTTCACGTTTAGCAGGGTGTAGTGATTGGGCGTGGGGTTGGGTGGGGTCATCCGCTTAGCACTCCGCCAATTCGCATAACGACTCGCCTCGGGTTAGGCGAATTTGCGCCAGCGTAAAGACGGCAGGAATGATGCGGCTGTGGTTGGTGGCGATCGCTCGCCAACCCAAATCGGCAAAGAACCAGGCCCACATGGCTGGCCCCAGCACCGCAAAAAAGCTCCGGGTCGCGGTGTAGCGAGCGGCATTGACTGCCATGCCCCGTGAGGCCATCGCCACGGCCACCCGTCCCTGCAACTGTCCTGCTATCGTCAACCCGCCGCGAGCGAGGGTTTGCTGCGCTAATTGTTGACGGGCGACTTGCCAGGCAAACTGGCGGGCAATCTGTTGTAAGAGCCAGGGCCGAATCACCGCACTCATCGCGATCGCGCTGCCCCCTTTCATCAACAACCCGAGGGGATTGCGCTGGAGCGGAATCGGCAACCGATGGAAGTTTTCATGATCAACGATGGCTGTCTGCACCCGTTGTTGCAATGCCCGGCGATCTCGCTGTGGTAGCCGCTGCCAGGCTTTTTCCATCACATGCAAAAACACTTCTGCCTCCAAATCGGTAGTCGGCAGGGTGTCGGCGTAGGGCAGGCGCAAATGTTGGCAAATCTGGATCAGCGCTTGCCGATATGAGACGCCTCGGCTGCCGCCGCGCATCACTGTTACCC encodes the following:
- a CDS encoding J domain-containing protein, which encodes MTPPNPTPNHYTLLNVKPTASPQEIRRAYRDMSKLYHPDTTTLPPAIATEKFKYLNDAYATLSNPEKRTAYDYSIGISRVAVVQVPTYLNRPASERGKYPKDNAYLDPNDRPLSPGELFALFILGLTFVGCLLLVVTVGWSKGELVLYSPDDSTAESITLPAPETTSPPVSIEQSPAVDPSSTSPRPLPPMELSPKII
- a CDS encoding YaaW family protein, translating into MDELRTALELATEDELQALTELLFRPKLNPLDYLCNPDPVDLQRGSRRHWLDQLEARFRYLAADGVTVMRGGSRGVSYRQALIQICQHLRLPYADTLPTTDLEAEVFLHVMEKAWQRLPQRDRRALQQRVQTAIVDHENFHRLPIPLQRNPLGLLMKGGSAIAMSAVIRPWLLQQIARQFAWQVARQQLAQQTLARGGLTIAGQLQGRVAVAMASRGMAVNAARYTATRSFFAVLGPAMWAWFFADLGWRAIATNHSRIIPAVFTLAQIRLTRGESLCELAEC